The window GCCCGGTAGAAAGTTTGAACATCAACTTGTTCAAACTGAGATCTACTATATTTCTGTAGTAATGGGTAATTCTTTTTCCAAAAAGAAAGATGGCGCCCAACAAAATTTTCATAAAATAATGATTGTGATTCATGTATCCCCATCGATGTACCAGTACAAAGCGGCGTACCGATTAACTCAGATGAGATACTCTGCTCATATAGAGCATGACCACCTTCATGAATGGTGCCAAAAACAGCCATCCGAAAATCCGCTTCATCATATCTTGTGGTAATTCTGACATCCCCCGTATTTAGACCTGTCGCAAAAGGATGGACCGTTTCGTCAAGACGACCCGCTTCAAAGTTATAGCCCATTTGCTTTAGAATATCGATGCTTAAAAGCCGTTGGTTTTCTTTTGAAAAAGACCGAAATAAAAAATTGGTTTCAGGCTTATGGTTAGAGCGGCTAATGTTGTGGACGAGCGGAACAATTTTCGCTCGTAAATCAGCAAATACACGATCTAATACATCCACTGTCATGCCTGGTTCATATAAATCAAGGAGGGTATTATATGGATGATCACTATATCCCCAATATGTAATGAATTTTTTATTTGCTTCAACAATCTTTTCTAGATATGGCTGAAACATTGGAAAATCTGATTTCGCTCGTGCCTCCTCCCATACTGATTCAGCCTGTGATAATAGAATGACGTATTCCTTATATTCATCCGCCGGGATTTTACGATTATGGTCATATTCCTTTTTACATTCTTTTACTAGCTTTTTCGTTACGGCTGAAATCACCTCCTGCGCTACTTCAGTGGAAAGGTTGGTTATATAGGAAGCCATTTCTTCTGATACTGACAGCTCATACACTTCAGAAGATAGTATTCCAACCACTTCTGAACGCTGCTTCACACCTTGTTTTGGA of the Bacillus tuaregi genome contains:
- a CDS encoding carboxypeptidase M32; the encoded protein is MKQSILQEERRFTEYVKKISAYNEALGLIYWDMRTGAPKQGVKQRSEVVGILSSEVYELSVSEEMASYITNLSTEVAQEVISAVTKKLVKECKKEYDHNRKIPADEYKEYVILLSQAESVWEEARAKSDFPMFQPYLEKIVEANKKFITYWGYSDHPYNTLLDLYEPGMTVDVLDRVFADLRAKIVPLVHNISRSNHKPETNFLFRSFSKENQRLLSIDILKQMGYNFEAGRLDETVHPFATGLNTGDVRITTRYDEADFRMAVFGTIHEGGHALYEQSISSELIGTPLCTGTSMGIHESQSLFYENFVGRHLSFWKKNYPLLQKYSRSQFEQVDVQTFYRAINEAKPSLIRIEADELTYPLHIMIRYEIEKGLFNNEMEVKDLPEIWNAKYEEYLGIRPHHDGEGVLQDVHWAGGSFGYFPSYALGYMYAAQFKQAMLKDLPDFDQLLEQGNLLPIKEWLTANIHQFGKLKEPLEILMDVTGEGLNASHLIQYLTEKYSRVYQLD